A region from the Gammaproteobacteria bacterium genome encodes:
- a CDS encoding isoprenyl transferase, whose product MVKTQAKDEHHGKLPRHVAIIMDGNGRWAKQRHMPRIAGHRAGVESVRSVVQLCGAKGIEVLTLFAFSSENWRRPETEVSLLMELFMMALQREAKRLNENNVRLRVIGDRSRFSAKLQDEIAKAEMVTQPNTGLTLAVAANYGGRWDVTQAVRRLADDVIAGKVEPAAISEEMIRDRLSIADLPEPDLFIRTGGEQRISNFLLWQLAYTELYFTDTLWPDFKEAAFESALNSFAQRQRRFGRTGDQVEQGRSA is encoded by the coding sequence ATGGTTAAGACACAGGCCAAGGATGAGCATCATGGCAAGCTGCCACGGCATGTCGCCATCATCATGGATGGCAACGGTCGTTGGGCCAAGCAGCGCCATATGCCGCGCATCGCGGGCCATCGTGCCGGTGTTGAATCGGTGCGCAGTGTGGTTCAGCTCTGTGGTGCCAAGGGTATTGAAGTTCTGACCCTATTTGCCTTCAGTAGTGAGAATTGGCGGCGGCCAGAGACTGAAGTCAGTCTGTTGATGGAGTTGTTCATGATGGCCTTGCAGCGCGAGGCAAAGCGGTTGAATGAAAACAATGTCCGGCTACGCGTGATCGGTGATCGTTCGCGATTTTCCGCCAAACTTCAGGATGAGATCGCAAAAGCCGAGATGGTGACTCAACCTAACACAGGTTTGACGTTGGCAGTGGCGGCCAATTACGGTGGCCGTTGGGATGTCACGCAGGCGGTGCGGCGCTTGGCAGATGACGTGATTGCTGGCAAGGTGGAACCCGCTGCGATTAGCGAAGAGATGATTCGCGACCGGCTTTCAATCGCCGATTTGCCTGAGCCCGATTTGTTCATTCGAACCGGCGGCGAGCAGCGCATCAGCAATTTTTTGTTGTGGCAATTGGCCTACACCGAACTCTATTTTACCGACACCCTGTGGCCCGATTTCAAGGAAGCAGCGTTTGAGTCCGCACTGAATTCATTTGCGCAACGCCAGCGGCGGTTTGGCCGTACTGGTGACCAAGTGGAGCAAGGGCGCAGTGCTTAA
- the frr gene encoding ribosome recycling factor, translating to MIDTIKKNATSRMQKSIDSLKDAMSKVRTGRAHTSLLDHIKVDYYGTEMPLSQVATISVADSRTLTVQPWEKSMVQPIEKAIMTSDLGLNPATSGQLIRVPLPVLTEERRKDLTKVVRHEAEGAKVAVRNIRRDANNDIKALLKDKKVSEDDVRRGEEDIQKMTDKYIAEIDKVLAEKEKDLMAI from the coding sequence ATGATCGATACCATCAAGAAAAATGCAACAAGTCGAATGCAGAAGAGCATCGATTCATTGAAGGATGCGATGTCGAAGGTCCGTACCGGGCGCGCGCATACCTCGCTGCTGGATCACATCAAAGTCGACTATTACGGCACTGAGATGCCGCTAAGCCAGGTCGCGACTATTTCAGTTGCAGATTCACGCACCTTGACCGTGCAGCCATGGGAAAAGAGCATGGTACAGCCTATCGAAAAGGCGATCATGACTTCTGATCTGGGTTTGAATCCGGCGACTTCGGGGCAGCTGATTCGTGTGCCATTGCCGGTGCTGACCGAAGAGCGGCGCAAGGACCTGACCAAGGTAGTGCGTCACGAGGCCGAAGGCGCCAAGGTTGCAGTTCGTAATATCCGCCGTGATGCCAATAATGATATCAAGGCGCTTTTGAAAGATAAAAAAGTGAGCGAAGATGATGTGCGTCGCGGCGAGGAAGATATTCAGAAAATGACCGACAAGTACATCGCCGAGATCGACAAGGTATTGGCGGAGAAAGAAAAGGATTTGATGGCAATTTAA
- the bamA gene encoding outer membrane protein assembly factor BamA — translation MIFQRTRMVCIWAWLLIAGQAQALDAFTVSDIKVDGGQRISQGTVFNYLPIKIGDQADEKNLRNAINQLYATGFYNDIQLLRDGNVLIVKVQERPSIASVKISGNNEIGSEELLGALKKIGLAEGKIFDRSLLDKIQQDLQRQYFSRGYYSVEVETEVKDAGMNRSDIHINVREGLVAEIKQINIVGNKVFSENKLMKDFQSGVGGLFSGDDQYSRQKLTADLEILRSYYLDRGYINFNIESSQVNITPDRRAVYIAVNVAEGDQFTVSAVDLAGDFVVDKEELRKLIKIAPGEIFSRRKVTESSNAITERLGRDGYAFANVNSIPDVDKDHKLVALNFFIDPGKRISVRRINVSGNAKTEDEVVRREMRQMESGWLASDKLERSRVRVQRLGYISDVTVETPLVPGSNDVVDVDLSVTEEPSGSLMVGLGYSGDGLLLNASVSQNNFLGTGKRVSTEINSSKVSKVYSFSHTNPYYTMDGVSLTTQLYYRQTDTSATSVAEYVQNQLGGKLTYGIPITEYDSIRLGVGYEDAEIKTSTFTPLSYVNYLNANGHQFTTYRLTLGWSHDTRDRTVFPTSGISHNLSGDVTAPASDLHYYKIYSDTQWYYPLSSMFTLSLNGELSYGERYGDTTDVPFFEKFYAGGAHSVRGYRSNSLGPKDGTLALGGNFRTVGNVELVFPPPFSEDSKTVRLSTFFDIGNVFKDIASFSGGELRQSVGVSLLWLSPIGPLSFSLARPLNEQVDDRTESFQFTLGSFF, via the coding sequence ATGATTTTCCAGAGAACAAGGATGGTATGTATCTGGGCATGGCTGCTTATTGCCGGGCAGGCGCAGGCACTTGATGCATTTACCGTGAGTGACATCAAAGTTGATGGTGGGCAGCGTATCAGTCAGGGTACCGTTTTCAATTACCTGCCAATCAAAATTGGTGACCAGGCGGATGAAAAGAATTTACGTAATGCCATTAACCAACTTTATGCCACCGGTTTCTATAATGATATTCAATTGTTGCGCGATGGTAATGTGTTGATAGTCAAAGTTCAGGAACGGCCATCGATTGCTAGCGTAAAAATCAGCGGTAACAACGAGATTGGTAGTGAAGAATTGCTTGGCGCCCTGAAAAAAATCGGGTTGGCGGAAGGTAAGATTTTTGACCGTTCATTGCTGGATAAGATCCAGCAAGACTTGCAGCGCCAGTATTTCTCCCGCGGCTACTACTCCGTCGAAGTCGAGACCGAGGTAAAAGATGCGGGAATGAATCGCAGTGATATCCATATCAACGTCAGGGAAGGACTGGTCGCAGAGATTAAACAAATTAATATTGTTGGCAATAAAGTGTTTTCAGAAAATAAATTGATGAAGGATTTTCAGTCCGGAGTCGGCGGGCTCTTTTCTGGTGACGATCAGTATTCCAGGCAAAAGCTAACGGCCGATCTGGAAATCTTGCGTTCTTACTATCTGGATCGTGGTTATATCAATTTCAATATTGAGTCATCGCAAGTCAATATCACCCCTGACCGCCGCGCGGTCTATATCGCGGTAAATGTGGCGGAAGGCGATCAATTTACGGTGTCGGCGGTCGATCTCGCCGGAGATTTTGTGGTTGATAAAGAAGAGCTTCGGAAGTTGATCAAGATCGCGCCTGGCGAAATCTTCTCTCGCCGCAAGGTCACTGAGTCTTCCAATGCCATCACCGAGCGCCTGGGGCGCGATGGTTATGCCTTCGCCAATGTGAATTCCATTCCCGATGTCGATAAAGACCATAAGTTGGTGGCGCTCAATTTCTTTATTGATCCGGGCAAACGCATCTCGGTACGGCGAATCAATGTCAGCGGCAATGCCAAAACCGAAGATGAAGTCGTGCGCCGCGAGATGAGGCAGATGGAGAGTGGTTGGCTGGCATCCGACAAGCTTGAGCGTTCGCGTGTGCGTGTGCAACGTCTTGGCTATATAAGCGATGTGACGGTTGAAACTCCCTTGGTGCCGGGCAGCAACGATGTGGTTGATGTCGACCTATCGGTGACGGAAGAGCCGTCAGGTTCATTGATGGTGGGTTTGGGGTATTCAGGGGACGGGTTGTTGCTGAATGCATCCGTCAGCCAGAATAATTTCCTGGGCACCGGCAAGCGAGTGTCAACGGAGATCAATAGCAGCAAGGTCAGCAAGGTGTACAGCTTTTCCCATACCAACCCCTACTACACGATGGATGGCGTGAGTCTCACCACTCAATTGTATTATCGTCAAACGGATACGTCTGCCACCAGTGTTGCTGAATATGTACAGAATCAGTTGGGTGGGAAACTGACCTATGGAATACCCATTACCGAATATGATTCGATACGGCTCGGCGTGGGGTATGAAGATGCGGAGATTAAGACGTCAACTTTCACTCCGCTGTCCTATGTGAATTATCTGAATGCCAATGGGCATCAATTTACCACTTATCGTCTGACGTTGGGTTGGAGTCACGATACGCGTGATCGTACTGTGTTTCCGACTAGCGGTATTAGTCATAATTTAAGTGGTGATGTGACAGCCCCGGCCAGCGACCTCCATTATTACAAGATTTATTCGGATACCCAGTGGTATTACCCTTTATCTTCGATGTTCACTCTGTCATTGAACGGTGAGCTGAGTTATGGTGAACGCTACGGTGATACAACGGATGTTCCATTCTTTGAAAAATTTTACGCCGGGGGGGCGCACTCGGTACGAGGTTACCGATCCAATTCCTTGGGGCCTAAGGATGGCACACTGGCATTGGGGGGTAATTTCCGAACCGTGGGTAACGTAGAACTGGTATTTCCCCCACCGTTTTCCGAGGATAGCAAGACGGTGCGGCTGAGCACATTTTTCGATATCGGGAATGTATTTAAGGATATTGCCAGTTTCTCAGGGGGTGAATTGAGGCAGTCGGTTGGCGTATCATTATTGTGGTTGTCACCTATCGGCCCGCTGTCTTTTAGTTTGGCGCGCCCCCTGAATGAGCAGGTGGATGACCGCACGGAATCGTTCCAGTTTACCTTGGGTTCCTTTTTTTAG
- the pyrH gene encoding UMP kinase yields the protein MPKAESKKPVYKRVLLKLSGEALMGPGQHGIDPATINRIGGEIKELVDAGVEVGLVIGGGNIFRGAGLAEAGIERVTGDQMGMLATVMNALAMQDSLEKMGISARVMSALKINQICEDYIRRRAVRHLEKGRVVIFAAGTGNPFFTTDSAASLRAIEIGAGLLIKATKVDGVYSADPVKNPKAERYTSLTYDEVLDRRLEVMDATAIVLCRDYNMPLCVLNINKPGALMAVITGGDEGTFVRQGAKA from the coding sequence GTGCCTAAAGCCGAATCGAAGAAGCCAGTTTACAAGCGGGTTCTGCTGAAACTCAGCGGTGAGGCCTTAATGGGGCCGGGGCAGCACGGCATTGATCCGGCCACCATCAATCGCATCGGTGGCGAGATAAAAGAGTTGGTCGATGCTGGAGTTGAGGTTGGTCTCGTCATCGGCGGCGGTAATATCTTTCGTGGCGCTGGACTTGCCGAAGCGGGCATTGAGCGCGTCACCGGCGACCAAATGGGCATGCTGGCGACGGTAATGAATGCCCTGGCGATGCAGGATTCGCTTGAGAAAATGGGTATTTCTGCCCGTGTGATGTCGGCGCTTAAAATCAATCAAATTTGCGAAGACTATATCCGTCGCCGCGCCGTGCGTCATTTGGAGAAAGGGCGCGTTGTGATATTTGCGGCAGGTACCGGTAATCCGTTTTTTACAACAGATTCAGCGGCCAGTTTGCGTGCTATCGAAATTGGTGCTGGGTTGTTGATTAAGGCGACCAAGGTGGACGGCGTCTATTCTGCTGATCCAGTCAAAAATCCAAAGGCAGAGCGGTATACCAGTCTTACCTATGATGAAGTGCTAGACCGGCGCTTGGAAGTCATGGATGCAACGGCGATTGTGTTGTGTCGTGATTACAATATGCCTCTGTGCGTGTTGAATATCAATAAACCAGGTGCTTTGATGGCTGTGATCACAGGTGGTGATGAAGGCACCTTTGTCAGACAGGGAGCTAAGGCATGA
- a CDS encoding phosphatidate cytidylyltransferase → MIWAIFGLTSSQFSLVLAGIALVGAWEWAGLITLTKIWMRLLYVVVIGLLIATILAVPLSDSGLRCLLFIAALWWVGALIWVLRYRGQSGLTSRDVVIGVVGGVVVLVPTWLGLSELHGYSGNGPQWLLYVMILIWCADSGAYFTGRRWGRNKLAPHVSPGKSWEGVYGALAITLLVSLVASKLFELSTADLIWFLPLSMITVLISIVGDLLESLFKRRAGVKDSGRILPGHGGVLDRIDSLTAAGPVFALGLSLFGVRG, encoded by the coding sequence ATGATCTGGGCAATTTTCGGTCTGACGTCATCTCAATTCAGTTTGGTACTGGCGGGGATTGCCTTGGTAGGCGCCTGGGAGTGGGCTGGGCTCATTACGCTTACCAAAATCTGGATGCGATTGTTGTATGTGGTGGTGATTGGATTGTTGATCGCAACCATTTTGGCCGTGCCGCTCAGTGATTCCGGACTTCGTTGTTTGTTGTTTATCGCTGCACTGTGGTGGGTGGGTGCGCTGATCTGGGTGTTGCGTTATCGCGGTCAATCCGGTTTGACGTCCAGAGATGTGGTGATCGGTGTCGTCGGCGGTGTCGTGGTATTGGTGCCTACGTGGTTGGGTTTGAGCGAGTTGCATGGTTATAGCGGCAACGGCCCGCAATGGTTGCTGTACGTTATGATTTTGATTTGGTGTGCCGACAGTGGCGCTTATTTCACGGGCCGGCGATGGGGGCGCAACAAGTTAGCGCCGCATGTCAGTCCCGGTAAAAGCTGGGAGGGCGTGTATGGCGCCCTGGCGATCACGTTGCTCGTGTCGCTGGTGGCCAGTAAATTATTTGAACTTTCCACGGCAGATTTAATCTGGTTTTTACCGTTAAGCATGATCACGGTGCTGATCTCGATTGTGGGTGATCTCCTGGAGAGTCTCTTCAAACGTCGGGCCGGGGTTAAAGACAGTGGCCGCATTTTGCCAGGACACGGCGGTGTTCTTGATCGCATCGACAGCTTAACGGCGGCTGGGCCGGTATTTGCCCTGGGTTTGAGTCTGTTTGGAGTGCGCGGATGA
- the lpxD gene encoding UDP-3-O-(3-hydroxymyristoyl)glucosamine N-acyltransferase, with translation MVRSLAELAEYVGAELRGDARLQIEGVATLQNAGPNQIGFLANSRYRRYLAESAAGAVVLAREEAANCKTNCLITKNPYLAFAKIATLLNPASKQQPGIAPSAVIAPGAKIDASAHVGANAVIGNGVEIGAEVFVGPNCVIEDDVVIGNGTCLRANVTLCRGVKIGRNGLIHPGVVIGGDGFGLANDTGRWVKVPQLGGVTLGDDVEVGANTTIDRGALGNTVIEEGVKLDNQIQVAHNVIIGAHTAIAGCVGIAGSTEIGKRCQIGGGVGIVGHLKIVDDVHITAMSLVTGNITKPGVYSSGTPLELNQQWHKNAVRFRQLDELARRIKTLERSLGKDG, from the coding sequence ATGGTTCGAAGTCTGGCAGAGTTGGCCGAATATGTCGGCGCGGAATTGCGCGGTGATGCCCGTTTGCAGATTGAGGGTGTTGCGACGTTGCAAAACGCCGGTCCGAATCAGATCGGTTTTCTGGCGAACTCCCGTTATCGACGTTATCTCGCGGAGAGTGCAGCGGGTGCAGTAGTTCTTGCCCGCGAAGAGGCAGCGAATTGTAAAACCAATTGCCTGATTACCAAGAATCCTTATCTGGCATTTGCCAAGATCGCAACCTTGCTCAATCCTGCATCCAAACAGCAACCGGGCATTGCGCCTTCCGCAGTCATTGCCCCAGGTGCGAAGATTGATGCGAGTGCCCATGTTGGGGCCAATGCTGTTATCGGGAACGGTGTAGAGATCGGTGCCGAGGTTTTTGTCGGCCCGAATTGCGTTATCGAAGACGATGTCGTGATCGGGAACGGGACATGCCTGCGTGCGAATGTGACATTGTGCCGAGGCGTGAAAATAGGCCGTAATGGCCTGATTCATCCGGGTGTAGTCATCGGGGGGGATGGCTTCGGTTTGGCCAATGATACTGGCCGCTGGGTGAAGGTGCCGCAATTGGGTGGTGTGACGCTGGGTGATGATGTCGAGGTAGGTGCCAATACTACGATTGACAGAGGGGCGCTGGGAAATACGGTCATTGAAGAGGGCGTCAAGCTGGATAACCAAATCCAAGTTGCGCATAATGTGATAATAGGCGCCCATACCGCGATCGCAGGCTGTGTCGGGATTGCCGGCAGCACCGAGATCGGCAAGCGGTGTCAGATTGGTGGCGGGGTGGGGATCGTCGGCCATCTCAAGATAGTCGACGATGTGCATATTACTGCGATGTCTCTGGTGACAGGGAATATTACCAAACCAGGTGTCTATTCCTCAGGGACGCCGCTGGAGTTGAATCAGCAATGGCATAAGAACGCGGTCAGGTTCCGTCAGCTGGATGAGTTGGCTCGGCGTATCAAGACGCTGGAGCGGTCTCTGGGCAAAGACGGTTGA
- the rseP gene encoding sigma E protease regulator RseP, which produces MGTLLSSLFFFVLALGILITVHEFGHYWVARKSGVKVLKFSIGFGKPLWSKVAGPDQTEYVLAAIPLGGYVRMLDEREGEVAPEEQHRAFNRQSLAKRSAIVFAGPFFNFLLAIAAYWLIFVIGVTGMKPIVGVITAGSATDRAGFHQGDLILQVGDRKTPTWEAVIVTMLDQALDLNEVTVKVKEVETQAEVDRHLRFDSLPEDLNRGGFLDYIGIRPYRPAIPPVIGQLAPGGAAEHAGMEEGDKVVAVDGHTMDDWEAWVDYVRTRPEQRIEVQIERQGEKLTLELTPERYVTKEGDIGRVGASVQLQEMPADLRAVVKYGPYDALISAGAKTWDMSVLTLRMMAKMVVGDISISNLSGPISIARYAGYSASIGFVSFLTFLAIVSISLGVLNLLPVPMLDGGHLFYYLIEMIKGTPVSEKTQLIGQKLGIAMLVSMMVLAFYNDILRLFVK; this is translated from the coding sequence ATGGGTACATTGTTGTCATCGTTGTTTTTCTTTGTGCTGGCCTTGGGCATTTTGATTACGGTCCATGAATTCGGCCATTATTGGGTGGCGCGCAAGTCGGGGGTTAAGGTACTGAAATTCTCCATTGGTTTTGGTAAGCCGTTGTGGTCAAAAGTAGCCGGTCCTGATCAAACCGAGTATGTGCTTGCCGCGATTCCATTAGGCGGTTACGTGCGCATGCTGGATGAGCGCGAGGGCGAAGTGGCGCCTGAAGAACAGCATCGTGCCTTTAATCGTCAAAGTCTGGCCAAGCGCAGCGCCATTGTTTTTGCAGGCCCGTTTTTTAATTTCCTGCTGGCGATCGCGGCCTATTGGCTGATCTTTGTCATTGGCGTCACCGGCATGAAACCCATTGTCGGTGTTATTACCGCAGGTTCTGCTACGGATCGCGCCGGGTTTCATCAGGGAGATTTAATCCTCCAGGTAGGTGATCGCAAGACGCCAACATGGGAAGCTGTCATTGTGACAATGCTCGATCAGGCATTGGATCTCAATGAAGTAACAGTCAAGGTCAAAGAGGTTGAAACGCAAGCCGAAGTAGATCGACATTTGCGTTTTGATTCCCTTCCGGAAGATCTGAATCGCGGTGGTTTCCTCGATTACATCGGTATTCGACCTTATCGGCCGGCGATCCCGCCGGTCATCGGACAATTGGCGCCGGGTGGCGCGGCCGAGCATGCAGGCATGGAAGAGGGTGACAAGGTCGTTGCTGTCGATGGACACACGATGGACGATTGGGAAGCCTGGGTCGATTATGTGCGCACGCGGCCGGAACAGCGGATTGAGGTGCAGATTGAACGGCAAGGCGAGAAATTAACGCTTGAATTGACGCCCGAGCGCTATGTCACCAAGGAAGGCGATATTGGCCGTGTCGGCGCCTCGGTGCAATTACAGGAAATGCCAGCGGATTTGCGTGCTGTTGTCAAATATGGTCCATACGATGCGCTTATCAGCGCCGGTGCCAAGACCTGGGACATGTCGGTGTTGACTCTGCGGATGATGGCCAAGATGGTGGTCGGGGATATCTCGATTTCCAATCTTAGTGGGCCGATCAGTATTGCGCGTTATGCAGGGTATTCGGCCAGTATCGGATTTGTTTCCTTCCTCACCTTCCTTGCGATTGTCAGCATCAGCCTGGGTGTTCTGAATCTGCTGCCCGTACCGATGCTGGATGGTGGACATCTGTTCTATTATCTCATCGAAATGATCAAAGGCACCCCGGTTTCCGAAAAGACGCAGCTGATAGGGCAGAAATTGGGGATCGCAATGCTGGTCAGCATGATGGTGCTGGCGTTCTATAACGATATCTTGCGGCTGTTTGTAAAATAA
- a CDS encoding OmpH family outer membrane protein — translation MKKLIAVVAMVGTLAVPLWANAAEVKIGFVNRVKLLKEAPQAEEASKRLQKEFEPREKQLIASQKKLGDKEERFVKDSEILSPGERQKQERDLLSEKREFKQAETDLKEDFAIRQSEEMSKIQALLIDAIQQVGKDEQFDLIMYEGVSYASPRVDITDKVIERLKKK, via the coding sequence TTGAAAAAATTGATTGCTGTGGTGGCTATGGTAGGAACACTTGCTGTGCCGTTGTGGGCAAATGCTGCGGAGGTCAAGATTGGTTTTGTCAATCGGGTCAAGCTGTTGAAAGAAGCGCCTCAGGCTGAAGAGGCGTCGAAGCGATTGCAGAAGGAATTCGAGCCACGCGAAAAACAATTGATTGCGAGTCAAAAAAAACTCGGTGATAAGGAAGAGCGTTTTGTTAAGGACAGCGAGATTTTGAGTCCGGGGGAGCGCCAGAAACAGGAGCGGGATCTTCTTTCCGAGAAACGCGAGTTCAAACAGGCGGAGACCGATTTAAAAGAAGATTTCGCTATTCGTCAAAGTGAAGAGATGTCGAAGATTCAGGCTTTGTTGATTGATGCCATTCAGCAGGTGGGCAAGGATGAGCAATTTGATCTGATCATGTATGAAGGCGTCTCTTATGCCAGTCCGCGCGTCGATATCACGGACAAGGTGATCGAGCGCTTGAAGAAAAAATGA
- the lpxA gene encoding acyl-ACP--UDP-N-acetylglucosamine O-acyltransferase: MIDSRAVIDSSARIGEGVTIGPFSVIGPDVEIAAGTWIGPHVVISGPCKIGRDNKIFQFASIGAEPQDKKYSGEPTLLEIGDRNVIRECCTLNRGTVQGGGITRMGSDNWIMAYVHIAHDCVVGNNTIFANNATLAGHVTIEDYAILGGAALIHQFCCVGAHSFTAMGSSVAKDVPPFLMISGQMAQPHGLNVEGLKRRGFTADDILALRRAYKIVYRSNLTVVQALEELKGLAQENGHVARFAEFVAKSERGIVR; encoded by the coding sequence GTGATTGATTCACGCGCGGTTATTGATTCCTCAGCGCGCATTGGCGAAGGGGTCACGATTGGGCCTTTTTCGGTGATCGGTCCCGATGTTGAGATTGCTGCTGGCACCTGGATCGGTCCGCATGTGGTTATCAGCGGACCATGCAAGATAGGCCGCGATAATAAAATCTTTCAATTTGCCTCGATTGGCGCGGAACCGCAGGATAAAAAATACAGCGGCGAACCAACCTTGTTGGAGATTGGTGATCGTAACGTAATCCGTGAATGTTGCACCTTAAATCGCGGCACCGTGCAGGGTGGCGGTATTACCCGTATGGGCAGTGATAACTGGATCATGGCCTATGTGCACATCGCGCATGATTGTGTCGTGGGTAACAACACGATTTTTGCCAACAATGCCACTCTGGCAGGGCATGTCACGATTGAGGATTATGCCATCCTGGGTGGGGCAGCACTGATTCATCAGTTTTGTTGTGTCGGTGCGCATAGCTTTACTGCGATGGGCAGTTCAGTGGCCAAAGATGTGCCGCCATTCCTGATGATTTCGGGGCAAATGGCGCAACCTCATGGTTTGAATGTTGAGGGCCTGAAACGGCGTGGGTTCACGGCTGATGATATTTTGGCCTTGCGTCGAGCCTATAAAATTGTCTACCGCTCAAATCTGACAGTGGTTCAAGCATTGGAAGAGCTTAAAGGATTGGCACAGGAAAATGGGCATGTTGCTCGTTTTGCAGAATTTGTTGCCAAATCAGAGCGCGGTATTGTTCGTTAA
- a CDS encoding 1-deoxy-D-xylulose-5-phosphate reductoisomerase, with translation MIGITVLGATGSIGVNTLDVIARHPDRYRVVALTANQDVERMLEQCRYHRPEYAVMASEAAATQLDARIRQQGPMVQVLQGVEGLCRVASLPQVSIVMAAIVGAAGLLPSMAAAAAGKRILLANKEALVMSGRLFMDQVQQGKAELLPVDSEHNAVFQCMTEGYTHGLAQKGVRQILLTASGGPFRTRKLSELDAVTPEEACAHPNWVMGRKISVDSATMMNKGLEVIEACWLFNASPDQVQVVLHPQSVIHSMVEYVDGSVLAQLGSPDMRTPIAHALAWPERIESGVKRLDLVQVGQLSFERTDFERFPCLRLAYEAMRRGGTATAVLNAANEVAVTAFLERRLRFNAIADVIEHTLGACSVHEADSLDVVLTADQQARQLADEMINTKYR, from the coding sequence ATGATTGGCATTACTGTGCTCGGCGCGACGGGTTCTATCGGGGTCAATACCCTGGATGTGATCGCGCGTCATCCGGACCGGTACCGGGTTGTCGCGCTGACGGCTAACCAGGATGTCGAGCGGATGCTGGAACAATGCCGTTACCATCGTCCGGAATATGCGGTTATGGCGTCTGAGGCGGCCGCCACTCAACTCGACGCCAGAATCCGTCAGCAAGGTCCGATGGTGCAGGTATTGCAAGGTGTCGAAGGCCTGTGCCGGGTTGCGTCGCTGCCGCAAGTGTCGATTGTGATGGCGGCTATTGTCGGTGCCGCTGGGCTGTTGCCGTCGATGGCCGCTGCTGCTGCTGGCAAACGCATCCTGCTGGCCAACAAGGAGGCGCTGGTGATGTCTGGGCGCTTGTTCATGGATCAGGTGCAGCAGGGTAAGGCCGAATTATTGCCGGTGGATAGCGAACACAATGCCGTGTTTCAGTGCATGACTGAAGGTTATACTCATGGACTGGCGCAGAAAGGTGTACGCCAGATCCTGTTGACGGCCTCCGGTGGGCCATTTCGAACCCGTAAGCTTTCTGAACTGGATGCCGTTACCCCGGAAGAAGCCTGCGCCCACCCCAACTGGGTCATGGGCCGCAAGATCTCCGTCGATTCCGCTACCATGATGAATAAGGGGCTGGAGGTGATCGAGGCCTGCTGGTTGTTTAATGCCAGTCCGGATCAAGTGCAAGTGGTTCTGCATCCGCAGAGCGTGATTCATTCGATGGTAGAGTATGTCGACGGCTCGGTGTTGGCGCAACTTGGCAGCCCGGATATGCGGACCCCCATCGCCCATGCCCTGGCCTGGCCAGAGCGAATCGAATCTGGCGTCAAACGCCTGGATCTGGTGCAAGTGGGGCAGCTGAGTTTTGAACGCACCGATTTTGAGCGCTTTCCATGTCTACGTCTGGCCTACGAGGCCATGCGTCGTGGCGGCACGGCAACCGCAGTGCTGAATGCAGCGAATGAAGTTGCGGTAACCGCTTTTCTGGAACGAAGGTTGCGTTTTAACGCAATTGCGGATGTGATCGAACATACCTTGGGCGCGTGTTCCGTGCATGAGGCGGATTCTCTGGACGTGGTTCTGACCGCCGATCAACAGGCGCGTCAGCTGGCAGATGAAATGATTAATACAAAATATAGATAA
- the fabZ gene encoding 3-hydroxyacyl-ACP dehydratase FabZ, producing the protein MTTLDIHEVLEHLPHRYPFLLIDRVIDYKVGEYLTALKNVSYNEPFFQGHFPHRPVMPGVLILEALAQATGILAFKTTNSRPTSKSLYYFVGIDNARFKQPVEPGDQLILHVKVLRTVRGVWKFEAEAKVDGKVVAAAEVMCAEREV; encoded by the coding sequence ATGACGACTCTGGATATCCATGAGGTATTGGAACATCTGCCGCATCGTTATCCGTTCTTGCTGATTGATCGGGTGATTGACTATAAAGTAGGTGAGTATTTAACTGCGCTGAAGAATGTTTCATATAACGAACCCTTTTTTCAGGGACATTTTCCGCATCGTCCTGTGATGCCTGGTGTGCTGATTCTGGAAGCGCTGGCCCAGGCGACGGGCATCCTGGCATTCAAAACCACCAATTCTCGCCCCACCAGCAAGTCATTGTATTACTTTGTGGGCATTGATAATGCGCGCTTCAAGCAGCCGGTCGAACCCGGTGATCAACTGATTTTGCACGTCAAAGTGTTGCGTACCGTGAGGGGTGTCTGGAAATTTGAGGCCGAGGCCAAGGTTGACGGTAAGGTGGTTGCGGCGGCCGAAGTCATGTGTGCGGAACGGGAAGTTTAA